One part of the Brienomyrus brachyistius isolate T26 unplaced genomic scaffold, BBRACH_0.4 scaffold73, whole genome shotgun sequence genome encodes these proteins:
- the LOC125726504 gene encoding NACHT, LRR and PYD domains-containing protein 12-like isoform X1: MCGSDHVQVCDISQTHLQLLQTQTSLTDLLLDYLKDLSDEELKEFKLRLPVNKELKPLPKGQMKTLGRTDFAEMMMNSYSKAGAIKVMLEILKKMNLNDLAQRLKEDLQKCKQAGSEQSDMLETRQLMLHKIKCSLKEKFECVYEGKAKEGQRILLSEIYTELYITEGGTGAVNEEHEVRQIETASKKRRTEDTTVKCNDIFKPLCGRETPIRTVLTKGVAGIGKTVSVQKFILDWAEGKANQDVHFIFALPIRDLNLIKGEYSLIKLLHRFVPELKSLDSTELFRYKVLFIFDGLDECRLPLDFRNNESWFDVTTKMSLDLLLTNLIKGNLLPSALLWITSRPAATNQIPAKYVHQVTEIRGFSDAQKEEYFKKRFNDQSLASRIITHVKSSRSLFIMCHIPVFCWISATVLKRLFTENDRGEIPRTLTEMYTHFLIHQASFKKDKYMKNYESKLNENSKEFLLKLGKLAFDNLEKGNLIFYEQDLTENDIDVTETSVYSGVCTEVFKEEYGLYQEKVYCFVHLSIQEYLAALYVFLSNSSADLLKTAVDQALESKNGHLDLYLRFLLGLSTDSSKTLLQRLLGPTKTSSHNIRSTVKYIREKIKENLSPERTINLFHCLTELGDNSLVEEVQRYLNSGNISADDLSPAQYSALAFVMLMSDEELDVFDLKKYIRSDKQHCRLLPVVKNSRTALLNSCDLIDKHCEVLSSALRSNSSPLRELDLSDNNLKDSGVKLLSAALGDLHCKLEILRLSGCRVTEEGCSSLASAQRSNPSHLRELDLSYNHPGDSGVKLLSAVLEDPSCKLEKLQVGRCELTEKCCEALASALRSNSSPLRELDLSDNDLQDSGVKLLSAGLGDIHCKLEILRSVLLGIPHCKLGVVR, encoded by the exons ATGTGTGGGAGTGACCATGTACAGGTTTGTGACATCTCACAAACACATCTCCAACTTCTGCAGACCCAGACCTCGCTCACTGACCTCTTGCTGGATTATCTAAAGGATCTCAGTGATGAAGAGTTGAAGGAGTTTAAATTGCGTCTCCCAGTGAATAAAGAGTTAAAGCCCCTTCCCAAGGGTCAGATGAAAACCTTGGGCAGAACAGACTTCGCCGAAATGATGATGAATTCCTACAGTAAAGCCGGGGCTATCAAAGTCATGCTTGAGATCCTGAAGAAGATGAACTTGAATGACCTTGCTCAGAGACTGAAGGAAGACCTGCAGAAGT GTAAGCAAGCAGGAAGTGAGCAGAGTGACATGTTGGAGACGA GGCAACTCATGttgcacaaaataaaatgttccttGAAAGAGAaatttgagtgtgtgtatgaagggaaagctaaggaaggacagcgaatacttctcagtgagatttacacagaactctacataactgaaggtgggactggagcagtcaatgaggaacatgaagtgagacagattgaaacagcatccaagaaaaggcgaacagaagatactacagtcaagtgcaatgatatatttaaacccttatgtgggcgtgagacacctatcagaactgtactcactaaaggggtggcaggtatcgggaaaacagtctctgtgcagaaatttattctcgactgggcagaaggaaaagcaaaccaggatgttcacttcatatttgctcttcctatccgggacctgaatttgattaagggtgaatacagtctgattaaactgcttcaccgctttgtcccagaactgaaatcacttgattccactgagctgtttaggtacaaagtcttgttcatctttgatggtctggatgagtgtcgccttcctctggattttcggaacaatgagagctggtttgatgtaacaacaaaaatgtcactggatctgttgttgactaacctcattaaggggaatctgctcccatccgctctcctctggataacctcccggccagcagcaaccaatcagatacctgctaAGTATGTCcatcaggtgacagagatacgagggttcagtgatgcccagaaggaggagtatttcaagaagagatttaatgatcagagcctggccagcaggattatcacacatgtgaaatcatcaaggagcctcttcatcatgtgccacatacctgtgttctgttggatttcagccactgtgcttaagaggctttttactgagaatgacaggggagaaattccaaggactctgactgaaatgtacacacacttcctgattcaTCAGGCAAGTTTTAAAAaagacaagtatatgaaaaactatGAAAGCAAGCTAAATGAaaacagcaaggaattccttttgaaacttggtaaattggcttttgacaaccttgagaaaggcaatctcatattttatgagcaagatctgacagagaatgacattgatgttactgaaacttcagtttactctggagtgtgcacagaagtctttaaagaggagtatgggttgtaccaagagaaggtgtactgctttgtgcatctgagcatccaggagtatctcgctgctttatatgtgtttctgtcaaactcatcagctgacctgctgaagactgcagtggatcaggcattagagagcaagaatggacacttggacctctacctccgcttcctgctgggcctctcaacagactccagtaagactctgttacaaaggctactggggccGACAAAAACCAGCTCACATAACATTAGGAGTACAGTGAAATACATCAGGGAgaaaataaaggagaatttatctccagaaaggaccatcaacctgttccactgtctgactgaactgggtgacaattctctagtagaggaagtacaaagatacctgaattcaggaaacatttcagcagatgacctctcacctgcacagtactcagctctggcctttgtgatgctgatgtcagatgaggagctggatgtgtttgatctgaagaaatacatcagatcggataaacagcactgcaggctgctgcctgtggtcaagaactccaggacggctct gctgaacagctgtgatcttatagataaacactgtgaagtgctgtcttcagctctcagatcaaactcttcccccctgagagagctggacctgagtgacaataacctgaaggattcaggagtgaagctgctctctgctgcactgggggatttacactgtaaactggagatactgag gctgtcaggctgtagagtcacagaagaaggctgttcttccctggcttcagctcagaggtcaaacccctcacatctgagagagctggacctgagctacaatcacccaggagactcaggagtgaagctgctctctgctgtactggaggatcccagctgtaaactggagaagctgca ggtgggccggtgtgaactcacagagaaatgctgtgaggcactggcatcagctctcagatcaaactcctcacccctgagagagctggacctgagtgacaatgacctgcaggactcaggagtgaagctgctctctgctggactgggggacatacactgtaaactggagatactgaggtcagttttactgggtattccacactgtaaactgggggtagtgaggtga
- the LOC125726504 gene encoding NACHT, LRR and PYD domains-containing protein 12-like isoform X2, with protein sequence MDHHSHGETQTSLTDLLLDYLKDLSDEELKEFKLRLPVNKELKPLPKGQMKTLGRTDFAEMMMNSYSKAGAIKVMLEILKKMNLNDLAQRLKEDLQKCKQAGSEQSDMLETRQLMLHKIKCSLKEKFECVYEGKAKEGQRILLSEIYTELYITEGGTGAVNEEHEVRQIETASKKRRTEDTTVKCNDIFKPLCGRETPIRTVLTKGVAGIGKTVSVQKFILDWAEGKANQDVHFIFALPIRDLNLIKGEYSLIKLLHRFVPELKSLDSTELFRYKVLFIFDGLDECRLPLDFRNNESWFDVTTKMSLDLLLTNLIKGNLLPSALLWITSRPAATNQIPAKYVHQVTEIRGFSDAQKEEYFKKRFNDQSLASRIITHVKSSRSLFIMCHIPVFCWISATVLKRLFTENDRGEIPRTLTEMYTHFLIHQASFKKDKYMKNYESKLNENSKEFLLKLGKLAFDNLEKGNLIFYEQDLTENDIDVTETSVYSGVCTEVFKEEYGLYQEKVYCFVHLSIQEYLAALYVFLSNSSADLLKTAVDQALESKNGHLDLYLRFLLGLSTDSSKTLLQRLLGPTKTSSHNIRSTVKYIREKIKENLSPERTINLFHCLTELGDNSLVEEVQRYLNSGNISADDLSPAQYSALAFVMLMSDEELDVFDLKKYIRSDKQHCRLLPVVKNSRTALLNSCDLIDKHCEVLSSALRSNSSPLRELDLSDNNLKDSGVKLLSAALGDLHCKLEILRLSGCRVTEEGCSSLASAQRSNPSHLRELDLSYNHPGDSGVKLLSAVLEDPSCKLEKLQVGRCELTEKCCEALASALRSNSSPLRELDLSDNDLQDSGVKLLSAGLGDIHCKLEILRSVLLGIPHCKLGVVR encoded by the exons ATGGATCACCATTCCCATGGAGAG ACCCAGACCTCGCTCACTGACCTCTTGCTGGATTATCTAAAGGATCTCAGTGATGAAGAGTTGAAGGAGTTTAAATTGCGTCTCCCAGTGAATAAAGAGTTAAAGCCCCTTCCCAAGGGTCAGATGAAAACCTTGGGCAGAACAGACTTCGCCGAAATGATGATGAATTCCTACAGTAAAGCCGGGGCTATCAAAGTCATGCTTGAGATCCTGAAGAAGATGAACTTGAATGACCTTGCTCAGAGACTGAAGGAAGACCTGCAGAAGT GTAAGCAAGCAGGAAGTGAGCAGAGTGACATGTTGGAGACGA GGCAACTCATGttgcacaaaataaaatgttccttGAAAGAGAaatttgagtgtgtgtatgaagggaaagctaaggaaggacagcgaatacttctcagtgagatttacacagaactctacataactgaaggtgggactggagcagtcaatgaggaacatgaagtgagacagattgaaacagcatccaagaaaaggcgaacagaagatactacagtcaagtgcaatgatatatttaaacccttatgtgggcgtgagacacctatcagaactgtactcactaaaggggtggcaggtatcgggaaaacagtctctgtgcagaaatttattctcgactgggcagaaggaaaagcaaaccaggatgttcacttcatatttgctcttcctatccgggacctgaatttgattaagggtgaatacagtctgattaaactgcttcaccgctttgtcccagaactgaaatcacttgattccactgagctgtttaggtacaaagtcttgttcatctttgatggtctggatgagtgtcgccttcctctggattttcggaacaatgagagctggtttgatgtaacaacaaaaatgtcactggatctgttgttgactaacctcattaaggggaatctgctcccatccgctctcctctggataacctcccggccagcagcaaccaatcagatacctgctaAGTATGTCcatcaggtgacagagatacgagggttcagtgatgcccagaaggaggagtatttcaagaagagatttaatgatcagagcctggccagcaggattatcacacatgtgaaatcatcaaggagcctcttcatcatgtgccacatacctgtgttctgttggatttcagccactgtgcttaagaggctttttactgagaatgacaggggagaaattccaaggactctgactgaaatgtacacacacttcctgattcaTCAGGCAAGTTTTAAAAaagacaagtatatgaaaaactatGAAAGCAAGCTAAATGAaaacagcaaggaattccttttgaaacttggtaaattggcttttgacaaccttgagaaaggcaatctcatattttatgagcaagatctgacagagaatgacattgatgttactgaaacttcagtttactctggagtgtgcacagaagtctttaaagaggagtatgggttgtaccaagagaaggtgtactgctttgtgcatctgagcatccaggagtatctcgctgctttatatgtgtttctgtcaaactcatcagctgacctgctgaagactgcagtggatcaggcattagagagcaagaatggacacttggacctctacctccgcttcctgctgggcctctcaacagactccagtaagactctgttacaaaggctactggggccGACAAAAACCAGCTCACATAACATTAGGAGTACAGTGAAATACATCAGGGAgaaaataaaggagaatttatctccagaaaggaccatcaacctgttccactgtctgactgaactgggtgacaattctctagtagaggaagtacaaagatacctgaattcaggaaacatttcagcagatgacctctcacctgcacagtactcagctctggcctttgtgatgctgatgtcagatgaggagctggatgtgtttgatctgaagaaatacatcagatcggataaacagcactgcaggctgctgcctgtggtcaagaactccaggacggctct gctgaacagctgtgatcttatagataaacactgtgaagtgctgtcttcagctctcagatcaaactcttcccccctgagagagctggacctgagtgacaataacctgaaggattcaggagtgaagctgctctctgctgcactgggggatttacactgtaaactggagatactgag gctgtcaggctgtagagtcacagaagaaggctgttcttccctggcttcagctcagaggtcaaacccctcacatctgagagagctggacctgagctacaatcacccaggagactcaggagtgaagctgctctctgctgtactggaggatcccagctgtaaactggagaagctgca ggtgggccggtgtgaactcacagagaaatgctgtgaggcactggcatcagctctcagatcaaactcctcacccctgagagagctggacctgagtgacaatgacctgcaggactcaggagtgaagctgctctctgctggactgggggacatacactgtaaactggagatactgaggtcagttttactgggtattccacactgtaaactgggggtagtgaggtga
- the LOC125726504 gene encoding NACHT, LRR and PYD domains-containing protein 12-like isoform X3, giving the protein MCGSDHVQVCDISQTHLQLLQTQTSLTDLLLDYLKDLSDEELKEFKLRLPVNKELKPLPKGQMKTLGRTDFAEMMMNSYSKAGAIKVMLEILKKMNLNDLAQRLKEDLQKCKQAGSEQSDMLETRQLMLHKIKCSLKEKFECVYEGKAKEGQRILLSEIYTELYITEGGTGAVNEEHEVRQIETASKKRRTEDTTVKCNDIFKPLCGRETPIRTVLTKGVAGIGKTVSVQKFILDWAEGKANQDVHFIFALPIRDLNLIKGEYSLIKLLHRFVPELKSLDSTELFRYKVLFIFDGLDECRLPLDFRNNESWFDVTTKMSLDLLLTNLIKGNLLPSALLWITSRPAATNQIPAKYVHQVTEIRGFSDAQKEEYFKKRFNDQSLASRIITHVKSSRSLFIMCHIPVFCWISATVLKRLFTENDRGEIPRTLTEMYTHFLIHQASFKKDKYMKNYESKLNENSKEFLLKLGKLAFDNLEKGNLIFYEQDLTENDIDVTETSVYSGVCTEVFKEEYGLYQEKVYCFVHLSIQEYLAALYVFLSNSSADLLKTAVDQALESKNGHLDLYLRFLLGLSTDSSKTLLQRLLGPTKTSSHNIRSTVKYIREKIKENLSPERTINLFHCLTELGDNSLVEEVQRYLNSGNISADDLSPAQYSALAFVMLMSDEELDVFDLKKYIRSDKQHCRLLPVVKNSRTALLNSCDLIDKHCEVLSSALRSNSSPLRELDLSDNNLKDSGVKLLSAALGDLHCKLEILRVGRCELTEKCCEALASALRSNSSPLRELDLSDNDLQDSGVKLLSAGLGDIHCKLEILRSVLLGIPHCKLGVVR; this is encoded by the exons ATGTGTGGGAGTGACCATGTACAGGTTTGTGACATCTCACAAACACATCTCCAACTTCTGCAGACCCAGACCTCGCTCACTGACCTCTTGCTGGATTATCTAAAGGATCTCAGTGATGAAGAGTTGAAGGAGTTTAAATTGCGTCTCCCAGTGAATAAAGAGTTAAAGCCCCTTCCCAAGGGTCAGATGAAAACCTTGGGCAGAACAGACTTCGCCGAAATGATGATGAATTCCTACAGTAAAGCCGGGGCTATCAAAGTCATGCTTGAGATCCTGAAGAAGATGAACTTGAATGACCTTGCTCAGAGACTGAAGGAAGACCTGCAGAAGT GTAAGCAAGCAGGAAGTGAGCAGAGTGACATGTTGGAGACGA GGCAACTCATGttgcacaaaataaaatgttccttGAAAGAGAaatttgagtgtgtgtatgaagggaaagctaaggaaggacagcgaatacttctcagtgagatttacacagaactctacataactgaaggtgggactggagcagtcaatgaggaacatgaagtgagacagattgaaacagcatccaagaaaaggcgaacagaagatactacagtcaagtgcaatgatatatttaaacccttatgtgggcgtgagacacctatcagaactgtactcactaaaggggtggcaggtatcgggaaaacagtctctgtgcagaaatttattctcgactgggcagaaggaaaagcaaaccaggatgttcacttcatatttgctcttcctatccgggacctgaatttgattaagggtgaatacagtctgattaaactgcttcaccgctttgtcccagaactgaaatcacttgattccactgagctgtttaggtacaaagtcttgttcatctttgatggtctggatgagtgtcgccttcctctggattttcggaacaatgagagctggtttgatgtaacaacaaaaatgtcactggatctgttgttgactaacctcattaaggggaatctgctcccatccgctctcctctggataacctcccggccagcagcaaccaatcagatacctgctaAGTATGTCcatcaggtgacagagatacgagggttcagtgatgcccagaaggaggagtatttcaagaagagatttaatgatcagagcctggccagcaggattatcacacatgtgaaatcatcaaggagcctcttcatcatgtgccacatacctgtgttctgttggatttcagccactgtgcttaagaggctttttactgagaatgacaggggagaaattccaaggactctgactgaaatgtacacacacttcctgattcaTCAGGCAAGTTTTAAAAaagacaagtatatgaaaaactatGAAAGCAAGCTAAATGAaaacagcaaggaattccttttgaaacttggtaaattggcttttgacaaccttgagaaaggcaatctcatattttatgagcaagatctgacagagaatgacattgatgttactgaaacttcagtttactctggagtgtgcacagaagtctttaaagaggagtatgggttgtaccaagagaaggtgtactgctttgtgcatctgagcatccaggagtatctcgctgctttatatgtgtttctgtcaaactcatcagctgacctgctgaagactgcagtggatcaggcattagagagcaagaatggacacttggacctctacctccgcttcctgctgggcctctcaacagactccagtaagactctgttacaaaggctactggggccGACAAAAACCAGCTCACATAACATTAGGAGTACAGTGAAATACATCAGGGAgaaaataaaggagaatttatctccagaaaggaccatcaacctgttccactgtctgactgaactgggtgacaattctctagtagaggaagtacaaagatacctgaattcaggaaacatttcagcagatgacctctcacctgcacagtactcagctctggcctttgtgatgctgatgtcagatgaggagctggatgtgtttgatctgaagaaatacatcagatcggataaacagcactgcaggctgctgcctgtggtcaagaactccaggacggctct gctgaacagctgtgatcttatagataaacactgtgaagtgctgtcttcagctctcagatcaaactcttcccccctgagagagctggacctgagtgacaataacctgaaggattcaggagtgaagctgctctctgctgcactgggggatttacactgtaaactggagatactgag ggtgggccggtgtgaactcacagagaaatgctgtgaggcactggcatcagctctcagatcaaactcctcacccctgagagagctggacctgagtgacaatgacctgcaggactcaggagtgaagctgctctctgctggactgggggacatacactgtaaactggagatactgaggtcagttttactgggtattccacactgtaaactgggggtagtgaggtga